In Rhinoderma darwinii isolate aRhiDar2 unplaced genomic scaffold, aRhiDar2.hap1 Scaffold_620, whole genome shotgun sequence, a single window of DNA contains:
- the BOP1 gene encoding ribosome biogenesis protein BOP1, with the protein EHSVVILNPGLGDRLLCSSTDQHVEAYQPPEEEKKQSVTWVSAEGADYEQGLRLRITHEKAVKQVTWHGRGDYFAVILPDNGNSQVLIHQLSRRRSQNPFRKNKGLVQRVQFHPTRPFFFVATQRCIRVYNLLKQELTKKLLANCKWISSIAIHPAGDNLIYGSYDSKLAWFDMDLSTKPYKVLRHHKKALRAVSFHRQYPLFASASDDGSVIVCHGMVYNDLLQNPLIVPVKVLRGHQITRDLGVLDVAFHPTQPWVFSSGADATIRLFT; encoded by the exons GGAGCACTCCGTCGTCATCTTGAACCCCGGTCTTGGAGATCGTCTTCTCTGCAGTTCCACAGATCAGCATGTGGAGGCGTACCAGCCGCCTGAGGAGGAGAAGAAGCAGTCGGTGACCTGGGTGTCTGCAGAGGGAGCAGATTATGAGCAGGGACTGCGGCTCCGGATTACGCATGAGAAG GCTGTGAAGCAGGTGACGTGGCACGGTCGCGGGGACTATTTTGCGGTCATTCTTCCAGATAATGGGAACTCTCAGGTTCTCATACATCAGCTCAGCCGCAGGCGCAGCCAGAACCCATTCCGCAAAAACAAAGGTCTGGTCCAGCGGGTCCAGTTCCACCCCACGCGGCCGTTCTTCTTTGTGGCCACGCAGAGATGCATAAGAGTCTACAATCTGCTGAAACAGGAGCTGACCAAGAAGCTGCTCGCCAACTGCAAGTGGATCTCCAGCATCGCCATCCACCCCGCCG GTGACAATCTGATCTATGGGAGCTATGATTCTAAGCTGGCCTGGTTTGACATGGATCTATCGACTAAACCGTACAAGGTTCTCAG ACACCACAAGAAGGCTCTGCGCGCCGTCTCCTTCCACAGACAGTACCCGCTCTTCGCCTCGGCCTCGGATGACGGCAGCGTCATTGTGTGCCATGGGATGGTCTACAA CGACCTCCTGCAGAATCCGCTCATTGTGCCCGTTAAAGTCCTCCGAGGACACCAGATCACCCGGGACTTGGGCGTCTTGGATGTCGCCTTCCACCCCACACAGCCCTGGGTCTTTTCCTCTGGAGCTGATGCTACTATCCGACTGTTCACATAA